The proteins below come from a single Candidatus Zixiibacteriota bacterium genomic window:
- the pstC gene encoding phosphate ABC transporter permease subunit PstC, translating into MEEYKFKKKSRALEFLGKKFIALNAFVAMIAVLLIFVFIFKESIPIFTNSEMQEEASLHKMTFKQEYYEGRDAKWSWQPNSDVPKYSLLPLFIGTLKAAIIAMLIAVPLGVGAAIYSSEFASKHSREIIKPAIELLAGIPSVVLGFFALMILATALQKTLGLTFRLNATNAGIALGCAVIPIIFSIAEDALTSVPRSLREAALALGASHWQVSFTMVLPAALPGIAAGIVLGFGRAIGETMIVLMASGNAAIISGSLTDSVRTFSATIAAELGEVVFGSAHYNVLFFIGTLLFIFTFMINLGGEFVLAKLKIKIQGEN; encoded by the coding sequence ATGGAAGAATACAAATTTAAAAAGAAATCCAGAGCGCTTGAGTTCTTAGGCAAAAAATTTATCGCGCTGAATGCCTTTGTCGCTATGATCGCAGTCCTGCTCATATTCGTTTTCATCTTCAAGGAATCAATCCCGATTTTCACCAATTCCGAGATGCAAGAGGAAGCCAGTCTGCATAAGATGACATTCAAACAGGAATATTATGAGGGTCGGGATGCGAAATGGTCATGGCAGCCCAATTCTGATGTTCCCAAGTATTCGTTATTGCCGTTATTTATCGGCACTCTTAAGGCGGCAATTATAGCGATGTTGATAGCTGTACCATTGGGCGTTGGCGCGGCGATATACTCCTCGGAGTTTGCCTCAAAACATTCTCGTGAGATAATCAAGCCGGCTATTGAGCTGTTGGCTGGAATCCCCTCAGTAGTGCTTGGGTTTTTCGCGCTGATGATTTTAGCTACGGCTTTACAGAAAACACTGGGATTAACATTCAGGCTGAATGCAACAAACGCCGGTATTGCGCTTGGTTGTGCGGTTATCCCTATCATATTTTCAATAGCTGAGGATGCTTTAACTTCCGTTCCCAGGTCATTGCGTGAGGCGGCGTTGGCGCTTGGAGCCAGCCACTGGCAGGTCTCGTTTACTATGGTTTTACCTGCCGCCTTGCCTGGGATTGCCGCCGGCATTGTGCTCGGTTTTGGCAGAGCTATAGGAGAAACGATGATTGTTTTGATGGCCTCAGGCAATGCCGCGATTATTTCGGGCAGTTTGACCGATTCAGTCAGAACCTTTTCGGCAACTATAGCTGCCGAGCTGGGGGAGGTAGTTTTTGGAAGTGCTCACTATAACGTTTTATTCTTCATAGGAACACTATTGTTTATTTTTACATTTATGATAAATCTTGGCGGCGAATTTGTACTGGCAAAGCTAAAAATCAAGATACAAGGTGAAAATTAG
- a CDS encoding phosphate ABC transporter substrate-binding protein yields MKKILVITIALLAAACFAFAGTNITIKGSDTLVRLGQRWAEEYMKNEDIIIQVSGGGSGTGIAALLNGTTDICEASRDMKEKEYKLAAEKGIDVYRISVALDGIAVFLHKDNHVDELSFSQLKGIYTGAITNWNEVGGPDHKIILYGRENNSGTYAFFKKKVLNKEDYSDYTQTLPGTAAVVNAVSKDKYGIGYGGIAWAKGVKFAAIKKADDDQTVKPSLETVSNGTYPISRELYWFFNGVPKGELKKLVNWALSAEGQKIAEDIDYVPLPKELALKNEIK; encoded by the coding sequence ATGAAAAAAATCTTAGTCATTACAATTGCGCTGCTTGCCGCAGCCTGTTTCGCTTTCGCCGGAACTAATATCACAATCAAAGGTTCCGATACACTTGTTCGCCTGGGGCAAAGGTGGGCTGAGGAATATATGAAAAATGAAGATATTATAATTCAGGTATCCGGCGGCGGGTCAGGAACCGGAATTGCGGCCTTGCTTAATGGAACAACCGATATCTGTGAGGCATCACGCGACATGAAGGAAAAGGAATACAAGCTCGCCGCAGAAAAAGGCATCGATGTCTATAGAATCTCGGTTGCCCTTGATGGAATAGCAGTCTTTTTACATAAAGATAACCACGTGGATGAGTTAAGTTTTTCTCAGCTTAAAGGAATATATACCGGCGCTATTACAAATTGGAATGAGGTTGGCGGTCCCGACCATAAGATAATTCTTTACGGCCGTGAAAATAATTCCGGAACCTATGCCTTCTTTAAAAAGAAAGTTCTAAACAAAGAAGACTACTCGGATTATACTCAAACACTTCCCGGCACAGCGGCTGTTGTTAATGCCGTATCCAAGGATAAATACGGCATCGGCTATGGCGGAATAGCCTGGGCTAAAGGCGTAAAGTTTGCCGCAATAAAAAAGGCAGACGATGACCAAACGGTTAAACCATCGCTTGAAACTGTTTCCAATGGCACATATCCGATTTCCCGCGAACTATATTGGTTCTTTAATGGCGTTCCTAAAGGCGAATTAAAAAAGCTGGTCAACTGGGCGCTTTCTGCTGAAGGGCAAAAAATTGCTGAAGACATCGACTATGTGCCTTTGCCGAAAGAATTAGCGTTGAAAAATGAGATTAAATAA
- a CDS encoding putative porin, translated as MAKPIITFLCVALLATTSLASDWWENIKVKGDFRYRHEMIDKEGKDTRNRQRIRARFGLQANVNQTTKVGLQLATGSDDPVSTNQTLDNGYSTKNLMLDLAYLEINPKVIEGLSIKGGKFKNPFFKPGKSELIWDGDMNPEGGVVAFKKDLQNISITVMTAGLWLEERSSDDDSWMAAGQGFFKYNLNDKKSGITAGAGFFNYINTVGFEPFFDAGDPMGNTVDTSGLYINDYQLLELFGEVSHKLGNIPVVLMGDYVANTAVDNDCNGWLIGVRVGKAKKPGSWSCRYNYRELEKDAVVGMYTDSDFRGGGTDGKGHEIGGAYQFAKNSAFKVSYFMNKIGLEQNESDFKRLQVDLQLKF; from the coding sequence ATGGCAAAACCAATCATTACTTTTCTATGTGTTGCCTTGCTGGCGACTACCTCACTGGCAAGCGACTGGTGGGAAAACATCAAGGTAAAGGGCGATTTCAGGTATCGCCATGAAATGATTGATAAAGAGGGTAAGGATACCCGCAACAGGCAAAGGATTCGCGCTCGATTTGGATTGCAGGCAAATGTAAACCAAACAACAAAGGTCGGTTTGCAGTTGGCGACAGGCTCGGACGACCCTGTATCAACTAATCAGACTTTGGACAATGGTTATTCCACAAAAAATTTAATGCTGGATTTGGCTTACCTTGAAATCAATCCAAAAGTAATTGAAGGTTTGTCAATTAAAGGAGGGAAATTTAAAAATCCATTTTTCAAGCCGGGCAAATCTGAATTGATATGGGATGGAGACATGAATCCTGAAGGCGGTGTCGTTGCTTTTAAAAAGGACTTACAGAATATTTCTATTACTGTCATGACGGCTGGACTTTGGCTTGAAGAACGTTCTTCCGACGATGATTCATGGATGGCTGCCGGACAGGGCTTCTTTAAATATAATCTGAATGATAAAAAATCCGGCATTACTGCCGGCGCTGGTTTCTTTAATTATATTAACACTGTTGGTTTTGAACCCTTTTTCGATGCTGGTGATCCGATGGGCAACACGGTTGATACCTCAGGCTTATATATCAATGATTACCAGCTCCTCGAATTATTTGGCGAAGTTAGCCATAAACTTGGCAATATCCCGGTCGTACTAATGGGCGATTATGTAGCGAATACCGCCGTTGATAACGATTGTAATGGCTGGCTAATTGGCGTTCGTGTCGGTAAAGCGAAAAAACCAGGTTCATGGTCTTGCCGTTATAATTATCGAGAGCTTGAAAAAGATGCCGTAGTGGGTATGTATACAGATTCCGATTTCCGCGGCGGCGGTACTGATGGCAAGGGTCATGAGATTGGCGGCGCTTATCAATTCGCTAAAAACAGCGCCTTTAAAGTGAGCTATTTCATGAATAAAATCGGTTTGGAACAGAATGAATCTGATTTTAAAAGATTGCAAGTCGATTTGCAGTTGAAGTTTTAA
- a CDS encoding PAS domain-containing protein, producing MKKKRLIWQLFPMLWLITILSILVITIYLSHSFKEFYLEKAAIDLRTRAILVKNQIPALMVDGNHKDIDLLCKQLGGETNTRITIILPSGKVIGDSYEEPKTMDNHAHRAEIISALAGDIGISTRYSYTLHKNLMYVAMPIFDNNDITAVVRVSIPISAINKALDKVYIKVTLGGIAIAIFIIGASVYTSRRVSMPIKQMGIIARQFAEGKLSQRIPEHNSIEMDKLSDVMNQMAKQLDYKIQTVVKQRNEQEAILSSMVEGVLAVDLDEKIININKTAEHMLGVSVDTAAGCYIHEVVRNTYLHKFIKKALMETHPLEDELTLYNNGQRSIQVHGNVLHDADMKHIGAVIVLNDITRLRQLENIRRDFVANVSHELKTPITSIKGFVETLIDGAINEPQEASRFLKIIIKHTDRLNAIIEDLLKLSRIEQEYEKAEIEFKEEQLKKTLQASIQFCETSAQAKDINIELICDGSLKVKINFDIFQQAVVNLLDNAIKYSPQGSDITVKAAIEENELVIKIIDKGCGIPKEHHPRLFERFYRVDKERSRELGGTGLGLAIVKHIVLVHNGKVRVESAPGSGSTFAIHLPMITNKL from the coding sequence ATGAAAAAAAAGCGATTGATATGGCAGCTTTTCCCGATGCTTTGGCTGATAACTATCCTGTCGATTTTGGTTATTACGATATATCTTTCGCATTCATTTAAAGAGTTCTATCTTGAGAAAGCAGCCATAGACCTGCGGACAAGAGCAATATTGGTTAAAAATCAAATTCCCGCTTTAATGGTTGATGGCAATCATAAAGATATAGATTTACTATGCAAACAGCTTGGCGGAGAAACTAATACGAGAATTACTATAATTTTGCCATCAGGAAAAGTAATTGGCGATTCGTATGAAGAGCCGAAAACAATGGATAATCATGCTCACCGAGCTGAAATAATTTCTGCCTTAGCCGGCGATATCGGCATCTCAACCCGATACAGTTATACGCTTCACAAAAACCTTATGTATGTTGCCATGCCTATTTTTGATAATAATGATATAACTGCCGTTGTTCGCGTTTCTATTCCAATATCAGCCATTAATAAAGCTTTAGATAAGGTGTATATCAAAGTAACACTGGGGGGGATAGCAATTGCAATTTTTATTATCGGCGCCAGTGTTTACACTTCTCGTCGTGTCAGCATGCCTATAAAGCAAATGGGAATAATTGCCCGACAGTTTGCTGAAGGTAAATTGTCACAGCGCATCCCGGAACATAACTCTATAGAAATGGATAAGCTTTCAGATGTGATGAACCAAATGGCGAAACAGCTCGATTACAAAATTCAAACAGTGGTAAAACAACGAAACGAACAAGAGGCAATACTTTCCAGCATGGTCGAGGGAGTTCTGGCAGTAGATTTAGACGAGAAGATTATTAATATAAACAAGACGGCAGAACATATGCTGGGAGTAAGTGTCGATACAGCCGCGGGATGTTATATACATGAAGTTGTTAGAAACACATACTTGCATAAGTTTATTAAAAAAGCTCTTATGGAAACACATCCCTTAGAAGATGAATTAACCCTGTACAACAACGGTCAGAGATCTATTCAGGTTCATGGCAATGTTCTGCATGATGCAGACATGAAACATATCGGAGCGGTAATCGTGTTAAACGATATTACGCGCTTACGGCAGCTCGAAAACATACGCCGCGATTTTGTCGCTAATGTATCTCATGAACTTAAAACCCCTATCACCTCAATCAAAGGTTTTGTTGAAACGCTCATCGACGGAGCTATTAACGAGCCGCAAGAAGCCAGTCGATTCCTGAAAATAATCATTAAACACACAGACCGCCTGAATGCAATAATTGAAGACTTGCTAAAGCTATCGAGAATCGAACAGGAATACGAAAAGGCTGAGATTGAGTTTAAAGAGGAGCAGCTAAAGAAAACACTTCAGGCAAGCATTCAGTTTTGCGAGACGTCTGCTCAAGCGAAAGATATCAATATTGAACTTATTTGTGACGGCAGTTTAAAAGTAAAAATCAACTTTGATATATTCCAGCAGGCTGTCGTAAATCTTCTCGATAATGCTATTAAATACAGTCCGCAAGGCAGCGATATTACAGTTAAAGCGGCGATTGAAGAAAATGAACTTGTAATTAAAATTATCGATAAAGGCTGCGGAATACCAAAAGAACATCATCCCCGACTTTTTGAACGGTTTTACAGAGTTGATAAAGAGAGAAGCCGTGAGCTTGGCGGAACCGGCTTAGGGTTGGCTATTGTAAAACATATCGTTCTTGTGCATAATGGCAAAGTAAGAGTTGAAAGCGCTCCCGGAAGCGGCAGTACGTTTGCAATTCATCTGCCTATGATTACAAACAAGTTATAG
- a CDS encoding response regulator transcription factor: MLARNVKILVVEDDRDIVELIEYNLRKEGYHVITAMSGEDGLEMAKSEKPDMALLDLMLPGIDGLEICKLLKANPATADIQIIIVSAKGEEADIVIGLELGADDYITKPFSPKILIARIRACLRRKNQQPVEQSAVIKIQGVVIHPGRHEVLIDNKIIPLTLTEFRLLHFLASRPGWVFTRYQIVDAIRGDDYIVTDRTVDVQIVGLRKKLGKYSEYIETVRGVGYRFREQP, translated from the coding sequence ATGCTTGCCAGAAATGTAAAAATATTGGTCGTTGAAGATGACAGAGATATTGTAGAATTGATAGAATACAACCTTCGCAAAGAGGGTTACCATGTTATCACTGCAATGTCTGGCGAGGATGGGCTTGAAATGGCCAAATCGGAAAAGCCTGATATGGCGCTTCTTGATTTGATGTTGCCAGGTATTGATGGATTAGAGATATGCAAACTCCTTAAGGCTAATCCGGCAACTGCTGATATTCAAATAATCATAGTATCTGCAAAAGGCGAGGAGGCGGATATTGTTATTGGCTTGGAGCTTGGCGCTGATGATTATATTACCAAACCCTTCAGTCCCAAAATCCTGATTGCTCGCATCAGAGCCTGTCTTCGACGAAAAAATCAACAACCCGTTGAACAGAGTGCTGTGATTAAAATACAAGGTGTTGTTATTCATCCGGGGCGTCATGAGGTTTTAATTGATAATAAAATCATTCCTTTAACGCTGACGGAATTCCGGCTGCTGCATTTTCTGGCCAGCCGTCCGGGATGGGTGTTCACGCGCTACCAGATTGTTGATGCTATCCGCGGCGATGACTATATTGTTACCGACCGCACTGTTGATGTGCAGATTGTCGGACTGCGGAAAAAGCTTGGTAAATACAGCGAGTATATTGAAACTGTCCGCGGTGTCGGCTATAGGTTCAGGGAACAGCCATGA
- a CDS encoding nitroreductase family protein, whose protein sequence is MLDNPIIKAMLNRKSIRKFTNKSPSDEIINTIVRAGQQAPFVSQLCSILLSRDRDKIPYKAPLSFIFCVDSYKLELIMAKREWKLITNDLMLLILSIQDAALMGQNMVMAAESLGLGSCHIGMIPYEAEPIAKQYKLPKRIFPIVQLVMGYPAESPPPRPRYPMNFTLFEDEYPDFDEETIENAMQAMDEGYLSQDYYRKAGLMLELKGDKEETFDFDTYSWTEHISRKWGQRLESLAILQKQFEKRGFKI, encoded by the coding sequence ATGCTGGATAATCCTATTATAAAAGCTATGTTAAACCGCAAATCAATTCGAAAATTTACAAACAAATCACCGTCCGATGAAATAATCAATACTATTGTTCGAGCCGGACAGCAGGCTCCTTTCGTCTCACAGCTCTGCAGTATATTACTATCTCGGGATAGGGATAAAATTCCTTATAAGGCTCCGTTATCATTTATCTTTTGTGTCGATTCGTACAAGCTGGAACTGATTATGGCCAAAAGGGAGTGGAAATTGATTACTAATGATCTAATGCTGTTGATTCTAAGCATTCAGGATGCTGCTTTGATGGGTCAAAATATGGTAATGGCGGCAGAAAGTCTTGGTTTGGGAAGCTGTCATATCGGCATGATCCCCTACGAAGCCGAACCGATAGCCAAACAATATAAACTACCCAAGCGAATATTTCCTATAGTTCAGCTGGTTATGGGTTATCCGGCCGAATCGCCGCCGCCAAGGCCTCGCTATCCGATGAATTTTACGCTTTTTGAGGATGAATATCCGGACTTCGACGAGGAAACTATCGAAAATGCTATGCAGGCAATGGATGAAGGGTATTTATCGCAAGACTACTACCGCAAGGCAGGCTTAATGTTAGAACTTAAAGGCGATAAAGAGGAGACTTTTGATTTTGACACATATAGCTGGACCGAACATATTTCGCGCAAGTGGGGACAGCGGTTAGAATCATTAGCAATACTACAGAAACAATTTGAGAAACGCGGCTTTAAAATCTGA
- a CDS encoding PAS domain S-box protein yields MKIRTKIYFISLSLILIVGLSTLLIVRDLSTKAIKREISTRLTANAQSRAHHIETVLGEYKNITLTLAAGNPFRDAVNTKINSYQRVKQVNRRIKSIIQSYDDISRIRVLNKNGIIIASSNTDVGLDKSAQDIFLKGKESAYLGDLHISKFTNDIVISASAPIFLNGLFSGVVVINFNTDKLFSITEDKTGLGKTGEIYLVNKDDYIITPSRFLDDAVLKKKIDIGKLKHDFINAEQTSSQEHENIALSFKNYRGIDILAVHSYIHEMDWILLAEISEDEAFAPVDDLTNKILLIIAVLLVFGVLLSFFVSNNITKPILKLYQGAEEISKGNLNHTIGIKAKDEIGQLANMFDDMTLSLRKSQEKTEKHSRVLEKTVKARTKELREKIEEIEQQNAVMANIASDLGDANENLEKEAEERKQTVKALQESEEKFYSLSSNALDAIIMMGPQGEITFWNKASENMFGYSSDEVIGKGLHAIIVPEKYREKYVKAFPLFEKTGQGAAIGKTLELTALRKDESEFPVELSVWAIRLQEHWNAVGIIRDITERKQAEEKIKQTMSELERFNKIAVGRELRMIELKKNINELYQEKGEPPIYKTDFNNSESKNDLLKANK; encoded by the coding sequence GTGAAAATCAGAACCAAAATTTATTTCATTTCCCTATCGTTAATTTTAATAGTGGGATTATCCACTTTATTAATCGTCAGGGATTTATCAACAAAGGCTATCAAAAGAGAAATTAGCACCCGTTTAACCGCCAACGCGCAATCGCGGGCGCACCATATTGAAACGGTTTTAGGTGAATATAAAAATATAACCCTGACACTGGCAGCGGGAAATCCTTTTAGAGATGCTGTAAACACGAAGATAAATTCTTATCAAAGAGTAAAGCAAGTTAACAGAAGGATAAAAAGCATTATACAATCTTATGATGATATTTCAAGAATTAGAGTTTTAAATAAAAACGGCATAATAATAGCCTCCAGTAATACAGATGTTGGACTTGATAAAAGCGCTCAGGATATTTTCCTAAAAGGGAAGGAAAGCGCTTATCTTGGAGATTTGCATATTTCAAAGTTTACGAACGACATTGTTATAAGCGCATCCGCGCCCATTTTTCTAAATGGCTTATTCTCAGGGGTTGTTGTTATAAATTTCAATACAGATAAATTATTTTCAATAACAGAGGATAAGACCGGATTAGGGAAAACGGGGGAAATATACCTTGTAAATAAAGACGATTATATAATCACCCCTTCCAGATTTCTTGACGATGCGGTCTTGAAAAAGAAAATTGATATAGGAAAATTAAAGCATGATTTTATAAACGCAGAACAAACAAGCAGCCAAGAACATGAAAACATAGCGCTATCATTTAAAAATTATAGAGGTATTGATATTCTTGCGGTTCATTCATATATACATGAGATGGACTGGATATTGCTGGCTGAAATAAGCGAGGATGAAGCATTTGCGCCGGTTGATGATTTGACTAATAAAATATTATTAATCATAGCTGTTCTTTTAGTTTTTGGGGTATTGCTTTCGTTTTTTGTATCAAACAATATAACCAAACCGATTTTAAAATTATATCAAGGCGCTGAGGAGATATCAAAAGGGAACCTCAATCATACAATAGGCATCAAGGCAAAAGATGAAATCGGACAATTAGCGAATATGTTCGATGATATGACATTAAGCTTGAGGAAATCTCAAGAAAAAACAGAAAAACACAGCCGGGTACTCGAGAAAACAGTTAAGGCAAGGACTAAAGAGCTACGCGAAAAAATCGAGGAAATCGAGCAGCAAAATGCTGTAATGGCAAATATCGCATCCGACCTTGGAGACGCAAATGAGAATTTAGAGAAAGAAGCAGAAGAGCGCAAGCAGACAGTGAAAGCCCTACAAGAAAGCGAGGAGAAATTTTACAGCCTTAGTTCAAATGCATTGGATGCAATAATAATGATGGGACCGCAGGGCGAAATTACTTTCTGGAATAAGGCATCAGAAAATATGTTTGGCTATTCCAGCGATGAGGTAATAGGAAAAGGACTTCATGCTATTATTGTGCCAGAAAAATACCGCGAGAAATATGTCAAAGCATTTCCTTTATTCGAGAAAACCGGCCAAGGCGCAGCCATCGGAAAAACATTAGAGCTAACAGCATTAAGAAAAGATGAAAGCGAATTTCCTGTCGAATTATCGGTTTGGGCTATACGATTACAGGAACATTGGAATGCCGTGGGTATTATACGCGATATCACCGAACGCAAGCAGGCGGAGGAGAAAATCAAACAGACTATGTCTGAATTAGAACGATTTAATAAGATAGCAGTCGGACGAGAACTTCGGATGATAGAGCTTAAGAAAAATATTAATGAGCTTTATCAAGAAAAAGGAGAACCGCCGATTTATAAAACCGATTTTAATAACTCTGAATCGAAAAATGATTTATTAAAAGCAAATAAATAA
- a CDS encoding response regulator produces MAIILVIDDSKMSRNMIIKAVRALGHETLEAENGQIGLEMLMKHKPDVVTVDMLMPVMNGIEFLSAIRKDNNQTPVIVITADIQEETRRECEEFDVHFLNKPFKEQELIAALSVAAKVKGKADEIKSR; encoded by the coding sequence ATGGCAATAATACTGGTGATTGATGATTCCAAGATGTCCCGCAATATGATTATAAAGGCGGTTAGGGCTTTAGGACATGAAACGTTAGAGGCAGAAAACGGACAGATTGGCTTAGAGATGTTAATGAAACACAAGCCGGATGTCGTTACTGTTGATATGCTCATGCCGGTGATGAATGGTATTGAGTTTTTATCCGCCATTCGCAAGGATAACAATCAAACCCCCGTGATTGTAATCACTGCAGATATTCAGGAGGAAACCCGGCGGGAATGCGAGGAATTTGACGTTCATTTTTTAAACAAACCGTTTAAAGAACAGGAACTGATAGCGGCTTTATCCGTTGCTGCAAAGGTAAAGGGGAAAGCAGATGAAATTAAATCCCGATGA
- a CDS encoding chemotaxis protein CheC, producing the protein MKLNPDELDALTEIINIGVGRAAASLSEMASQKIILQIPRVEVFDIDAIPESLEFFEEKDIASVKQDFTGKYSGRGTLIFPKESAFALVNLLLGQTESSSTEFDDEYEGVLTEVGNILLNAILGSIATAMLGPLTYNIPIYEQTSLTDIFYQYAKQMDNSLQTQVVYAEASFEISRQNIQGQFLIFCKVPSISQLLHEAEVT; encoded by the coding sequence ATGAAATTAAATCCCGATGAATTAGATGCGCTGACTGAGATAATAAATATTGGAGTTGGCAGAGCCGCAGCATCGCTAAGCGAAATGGCAAGCCAGAAGATTATTTTACAGATTCCGCGAGTAGAGGTATTTGATATTGATGCTATTCCTGAAAGTTTAGAGTTCTTTGAGGAGAAAGACATTGCCTCAGTCAAGCAGGATTTCACCGGCAAATATTCGGGGCGGGGAACGCTTATATTTCCTAAAGAAAGCGCGTTTGCTTTAGTAAACCTTCTTTTAGGTCAAACCGAATCAAGTTCTACCGAATTTGACGACGAGTATGAAGGCGTTTTAACTGAAGTGGGGAATATCTTGTTAAATGCTATCCTTGGCTCGATAGCAACAGCGATGTTGGGACCATTAACTTATAATATCCCCATATATGAACAAACTTCGCTGACAGATATTTTTTATCAGTATGCGAAACAAATGGATAATTCGCTGCAGACTCAGGTTGTGTATGCGGAAGCCTCGTTCGAGATTTCCAGGCAGAATATTCAAGGACAATTTTTAATATTTTGCAAGGTTCCATCTATTTCTCAGCTTCTTCATGAGGCAGAAGTTACTTAG